In Deinococcus proteolyticus MRP, a single genomic region encodes these proteins:
- a CDS encoding Fur family transcriptional regulator — protein sequence MTMVRQTKQRQAVIEVLRAARCHPDAAWIHSEVRKLQPTVSLGTVYRTLDALVRDGVAVTIERTGGATCYDFRHDGGHHHHAVCRQCGAIFDIDAALVPQLPEGALPAGFTVTDVRLEFMGVCPCCEVACDAGTQAPQARPQEPVAS from the coding sequence ATGACGATGGTACGCCAAACCAAGCAGCGCCAGGCGGTCATCGAGGTGTTACGCGCAGCCCGCTGTCATCCCGACGCCGCTTGGATTCACTCCGAAGTTCGCAAACTCCAGCCCACGGTCAGTCTGGGAACGGTCTACCGCACCCTGGACGCCCTGGTGCGCGACGGCGTCGCCGTGACCATCGAGCGCACCGGCGGCGCCACCTGCTACGACTTCCGCCATGACGGCGGGCACCACCACCACGCGGTCTGCCGGCAATGCGGGGCTATTTTCGACATTGACGCCGCGCTGGTGCCGCAGCTGCCCGAGGGCGCCCTGCCCGCCGGCTTTACCGTGACCGACGTGCGGCTGGAATTCATGGGCGTGTGTCCCTGCTGCGAAGTCGCCTGTGACGCGGGGACGCAGGCGCCGCAGGCCCGACCCCAGGAACCCGTGGCCTCTTGA